Proteins from one Oncorhynchus tshawytscha isolate Ot180627B linkage group LG16, Otsh_v2.0, whole genome shotgun sequence genomic window:
- the LOC112216286 gene encoding 45 kDa calcium-binding protein encodes MAMYCRTAWCRHLMAVSMALFCLLHNTMDVHARPANMSALKDKNNPTSKEENEILPPDHLNGVKLEMDGHINKGFHQEVFLGKEMEEFEEDSEPRRNRKKLIEIFSKVDFNKDKSVSAKEMQRWIMEKTEEHFQEAVRENKMSFHAVDPDGDGHVTWDEYRVKFLASKGFNEKEMADKIKNSEELKVDEETQEVLESLKDRWFQADNPPADQLLNEEEFLSFLHPEHSKGMLKYMVKEIVRDLDQDGDKKLTLSEFISLPMGTVENQQAQDIDDDWVRERKKEFEEVIDRNHDGIVTMEELEEYMDPMNEYNALNEAKQMIAVADENQNHNLELEEILKYSEYFTGSKLMDYARNVHEEF; translated from the exons ATGGCTATGTACTGCAGGACGGCTTGGTGCAGGCACCTTATGGCTGTGTCCATGGCCCTGTTCTGCCTGCTCCACAACACCATGGACGTCCATGCCCGGCCAGCTAACATGTCAGCCCTGAAGGACAAAAACAACCCCACAAGTAAAGAGGAGAATGAGATCCTTCCCCCTGACCATCTAAATGGGGTGAAGCTGGAGATGGATGGTCACATCAATAAGGGCTTCCATCAGGAGGTGTTCCTGGGTAAGGAGATGGAGGAGTTTGAGGAGGACTCTGAGCCCAGGAGGAACAGGAAGAAGCTCATTGAGATCTTCAGCAA GGTGGACTTTAATAAAGACAAGAGCGTCAGTGCCAAAGAGATGCAGCGCTGGATCATGGAGAAGACAGAAGAACACTTCCAGGAGGCTGTGAGGGAGAACAAGATGAGCTTCCATGCTGTGGACCCAGATGGAGATG GACATGTGACGTGGGATGAATACCGGGTGAAGTTTCTGGCCAGCAAAGGATTCAATGAGAAGGAAATGGCTGACAAGATAAAGAACAGTGAAGAACTGAAGGTGGACGAGGAGA CCCAGGAGGTGCTGGAGAGTCTGAAGGACCGTTGGTTTCAGGCTGATAACCCCCCAGCCGACCAGCTGCTGAATGAGGAAGAGTTTCTCTCCTTCCTGCATCCTGAGCACAGCAAAGGCATGCTCAAATACATGGTCAAGGAGATCGTTCGTGACCTCG ACCAGGATGGCGACAAGAAGCTGACTCTGTCTGAGTTCATCTCCCTGCCCATGGGCACCGTGGAGAACCAGCAGGCCCAGGACATCGACGATGACTGGGTacgagagaggaagaaggagttTGAGGAGGTCATCGACAGAAACCATGATGGCATCGTGACCATGGAGGAACTAGAG GAGTACATGGACCCTATGAACGAGTACAATGCGCTGAACGAGGCTAAGCAGATGATCGCTGTGGCCGACGAGAACCAGAACCACAACTTGGAGCTGGAGGAGATTCTCAAGTACAGCGAATACTTCACTGGCAGCAAGCTCATGGACTATGCCCGGAATGTTCACGAGGAGTTCTGA